From Pleurocapsa sp. PCC 7319:
ATATTGGTACTAAGGGAGAAGAACAAGGAAGATTAGTTTTATCTAATTGGACGAGCCAGCAAACAGCAATCTTAACTCCTAAAAATTTGGCTGTATTTGACTTTAAACCCGATCCACAAGGAAATTTTCTCTTGTTTTCTGCTGCTGACACCAGCCAGGGTGTAGAAGGAATTAGATATTTAAAACTCTATACCGTAACTACCCAACTAAATGCTTCCAGCAAAATCACTCCCAAAATTAAACTAGTTTTAGACAATCAGAAATATCAAAATAACAAATTCGATATCTCCCAAGATGGCAAAATTATTGTGGTACAAAGACTCAACCGTAATAATCCCCGAGATTATGGTTTGTGGAAAATTGTTGATGGTCAATCCCCCCAATTAATTACTAATGCTCAAGTTGGTGACTTTCTGATTACTCCCGATAGTCAAGCAGTAGCGGTAGCCCAGGGAGAGGGGATTGCTCTGTTACCTTTAAAAGCTCAAGCCCAAGCTTTAGATTTCTTACCGAAATTTGGTCAGGTACTCGATTTTACCGCCGATGGAACGGGGGCAGCCATGATTAATTACAATACCGATAGCGAGAAGTTAAAATATACGCGCTCTCTCTATTATGTTAACAATCAGGTAATACAGAAAAAACTTTTAAATACTGATGGTTCGATTCAAAACTGTCAGTTCGATCCCACAGCCAAGCATCTCTATTGTTGGTTAACCGAATTAGCCAAGGGAGAAGTATATGTTGAAAAACCCTATCTAGCCGAAATTAACCTCAAAACAGGCAAGATAAATACTCTTGTAACTGTGCCAAATTATCAAGAAAGTCAAGTTAGCGTTGCTCCCGATGGCTTGGGAATTCTTTTTGAGCGATCGCTCAGAGGGAATTCTGTCAACGTTCCTGGAAATCAAAAAAATAGTATCTGGTTGGCTATTCCTGCTGCGAATCTAGCCGATACAAATACTCCTAGTATCGAGCAATTGCCATTTATTGGCTTTCATCCTCAATGGCTACCTTAAATCTAATTTTAGATCGAAGTCAA
This genomic window contains:
- a CDS encoding Ig-like domain-containing protein, whose amino-acid sequence is MNQSRLAQPIDKLAIILIVLLTFIMGLLVWGGTACEDECLFHAGARVSNFSWENKTVGGQDRAFILTFNRPMDRLSVEKNLSITPPLPGKISWSGLRLAYTLNDPITYGETYQVTLAGARDRFSHQEQAGEEIKPFNAEFYSRDRALAYIGTKGEEQGRLVLSNWTSQQTAILTPKNLAVFDFKPDPQGNFLLFSAADTSQGVEGIRYLKLYTVTTQLNASSKITPKIKLVLDNQKYQNNKFDISQDGKIIVVQRLNRNNPRDYGLWKIVDGQSPQLITNAQVGDFLITPDSQAVAVAQGEGIALLPLKAQAQALDFLPKFGQVLDFTADGTGAAMINYNTDSEKLKYTRSLYYVNNQVIQKKLLNTDGSIQNCQFDPTAKHLYCWLTELAKGEVYVEKPYLAEINLKTGKINTLVTVPNYQESQVSVAPDGLGILFERSLRGNSVNVPGNQKNSIWLAIPAANLADTNTPSIEQLPFIGFHPQWLP